A genome region from Coffea arabica cultivar ET-39 chromosome 7e, Coffea Arabica ET-39 HiFi, whole genome shotgun sequence includes the following:
- the LOC113701103 gene encoding linamarin synthase 2-like — translation MQEMGSVETTKKPHAVLVPYPSQGHVTPLMRLAKLLHAKGFHITFVNTEFNHKRLIRSKGPESVKGFDDFRFETIPDGMPPSDKDATQDVPRLCDSVRKNCLVPFKELLIKLNSSSGVPPVSCVISDGVMSFSIKAAEDLGIPEVQFWTASACSFIGYLHYRELIRRGIFPFKNDNYLTDGTLDKPVDWICGMSNVKFRDLPSFLRTTDPNDIMFDFMGEEAQSCLKAPAIIFNAFDEFEKEALEAVISKFNFPNIYTIGPLKLLTRHIVPESQVNSLNSSLWKPNSKVFEWLDQRAPNSVVYVNYGSVTTMTDHHFKEFAWGLANSRQQFLWIVRPDVVQGGESAMLPEDFLEEIQDRGFLTSWCAQETVLEHSAVGVFLTHCGWNSIMETICAGVPVICWPFFADQQTNCHYSCEKWGIGMEINHDVKRDEVTELVRKMIVGEEGEKMRFNAKEWKKKAEEATEVGGLSYINFDKFINEALHYQG, via the exons ATGCAGGAAATGGGCTCTGTAGAAACCACGAAAAAACCTCATGCAGTTTTGGTTCCATATCCATCTCAAGGCCATGTTACCCCATTAATGAGACTTGCCAAGCTTTTGCACGCAAAAGGGTTCCATATAACCTTTGTCAACACTGAATTTAACCACAAACGTTTGATCCGATCGAAAGGGCCGGAGTCAGTTAAAGGGTTCGATGATTTCAGGTTTGAGACTATCCCTGATGGGATGCCACCGTCAGATAAAGATGCAACTCAAGACGTGCCTCGGCTCTGTGATTCTGTCAGAAAAAATTGTTTGGTTCCTTTTAAGGAGCTGTTGATTAAGCTGAACTCGTCTTCCGGAGTGCCTCCTGTTAGCTGCGTCATTTCTGATGGTGTCATGAGCTTCAGTATCAAAGCTGCCGAAGATTTGGGCATCCCTGAAGTTCAATTCTGGACGGCTTCTGCTTGCTCTTTCATTGGATATTTGCACTACAGAGAGCTCATCAGGAGAGGGATTTTTCCATTCAAAA ATGACAATTACCTTACAGATGGTACTCTTGATAAGCCTGTTGATTGGATTTGTGGCATGAGCAATGTAAAATTCAGGGACCTTCCAAGCTTTTTAAGAACAACAGATCCCAATGACATTATGTTTGATTTCATGGGAGAGGAAGCACAGAGTTGTCTGAAAGCTCCAGCAATAATCTTCAATGCCTTCgatgaatttgaaaaagaagCATTGGAGGCAGTCATTTCGAAGTTCAATTtcccaaatatttatacaatagGCCCTCTAAAGTTATTAACCAGGCACATTGTTCCCGAAAGCCAAGTCAATTCCTTGAATTCAAGTTTATGGAAGCCTAACTCGAAAGTTTTCGAGTGGCTGGATCAAAGAGCACCAAACTCAGTTGTTTATGTTAATTATGGAAGTGTAACAACCATGACTGACCATCATTTCAAAGAATTTGCTTGGGGACTTGCTAACAGCAGGCAACAGTTCTTGTGGATTGTGCGGCCTGATGTAGTGCAGGGAGGAGAATCAGCAATGCTACCTGAAGATTTCCTGGAAGAGATTCAGGATAGAGGGTTCTTAACAAGCTGGTGTGCACAGGAGACAGTGTTGGAGCATTCAGCTGTTGGCGTATTTTTGACACACTGTGGATGGAATTCTATTATGGAAACTATTTGTGCTGGTGTGCCTGTCATCTGCTGGCCTTTCTTTGCTGATCAGCAAACTAATTGTCATTACTCTTGTGAGAAGTGGGGAATTGGAATGGAAATAAATCATGATGTGAAGCGCGATGAAGTTACAGAACTTGTACGCAAAATGATTGTGGGAGAGGAAGGGGAAAAAATGAGGTTCAACGCTAAAGAATGGAAGAAGAAAGCTGAGGAAGCAACTGAAGTAGGGGGATTATCTTACATTAACTTTGACAAGTTCATCAATGAGGCTCTTCATTACCAGGGATGA
- the LOC113702094 gene encoding uncharacterized protein, with the protein MYSLLSFIFPKIIYYSFIISFGPWCILAPNPACLTKCGSLEVKYPLGTGYGCGSPRFHPFVACTATATGDRLLLTTHTGSYPITSISYSSSTITISPPCMSNCTFMQTCPTILGLDWASPFQLGPSIFILLSCDPSISFLTMKDFNTLICDPSSTYLCASIYTCPAVVDLGLPLFPSTNTCCVYSPANLDSRDEFNLHELNCAGYTSVVSLGDVPSDPMQWEYGMVLKYNLGGLDSYNTAPSCRACELSGGVCGYAPPHNSFVCVCQNGGVNTTTDCYNYLNGQWLSVSSTSHLSWKVWWGILAVLMIFCQIAHEQAKLKSRCCILTFFFCFMYLKIS; encoded by the exons atgtaTTCCCTACTTTCTTTCATCTTCCCTAAAATCATCTATTACTCCTTCATCATATCCTTTGGACCATGGTGCATATTGGCTCCAAATCCGGCTTGCCTGACCAAGTGTGGTTCATTAGAGGTGAAGTACCCTTTAGGCACCGGCTACGGCTGCGGCTCGCCACGATTCCACCCGTTCGTCGCGTGCACGGCCACGGCCACCGGTGACCGGCTCCTCCTCACCACCCACACTGGCTCATACCCCATAACCTCCATATCCTATTCTTCTTCAACCATAACCATCTCACCTCCATGCATGTCAAATTGCACCTTCATGCAAACCTGCCCAACCATCTTGGGCCTGGACTGGGCCAGCCCATTCCAACTTGGCCCATCAATCTTCATCCTGTTATCATGCGATCCTTCCATATCATTCCTCACCATGAAGGACTTCAACACCCTCATCTGTGATCCTTCTTCAACCTACCTCTGTGCCTCAATCTACACATGTCCGGCCGTCGTCGACCTCGGCTTGCCTCTCTTTCCTTCTACCAACACTTGCTGCGTGTACTCTCCGGCGAATCTCGACTCGAGGGATGAATTCAACCTGCATGAACTAAACTGTGCTGGCTATACTTCAGTTGTGTCACTAGGGGATGTGCCATCTGACCCTATGCAGTGGGAGTATGGTATGGTCTTGAAGTACAATCTTGGTGGATTGGATAGCTATAATACTGCTCCAAGTTGCCGTGCCTGTGAACTAAGTGGTGGGGTGTGTGGATACGCTCCTCCACATAACTCTTTTGTTTGTGTTTGTCAAAATGGTGGTGTTAATACAACTACAGATTGCTACAACTACCTTAATGGCCAGTGGCTTTCTGTGAGCTCAACTTCTCATTTAAGTT GGAAAGTTTGGTGGGGTATTTTGGCGGTTCTAATGATCTTCTGTCAAATAGCTCATGAGCAAGCAAAACTGAAGAGTCGATGTTGTATCCTCACCTTTTTCTTCTGCTTTATGTActtaaaaatttcttga
- the LOC113702095 gene encoding uncharacterized protein, producing MARCFSFSSSRNSCFKFSFSLAGLESSTKDLGDGTIMHFWIPKTHKDKKPNLLLIHGLGTNAMWQWDEFISPLSSKFNIYLPDLLFFGDSYTARPERSEAFQAQCVMRTMEALGVKKMSVVGISYGGFVGYNLAVQFPEAVEKLVLGCAGVCLEEKDMEEGMFLVKSVEDAVSILLPQTPEKLRELMKISFHKPQKSVPSCFLNDFIHTMCVENRQEKIELIQALYKGRKLADLPKITHPTLIIWGEHDQIFPLELGHRFKRHLGENAELLIIKNAGHAFNIEASKELCKHLKSFLVNPLTPSKKEINGSSHKKD from the exons ATGGCCAGGTGTTTCAGCTTTTCTTCATCAAGAAATTCATGCTTCAAATTCTCTTTTTCCCTTGCAGGACTAGAGTCATCCACCAAAGATCTTGGTGACGGAACGATCATGCACTTTTGGATCCCCAAAACCCACAAAGACAAAAAGCCCAATTTGCTTTTGATCCATGGCCTTGGAACGAATGCAATGTGGCAATGGGATGAGTTCATCTCACCActatcttcaaaattcaataTTTATTTGCCAGACTTGCTATTCTTTGGTGATTCTTACACCGCTAGGCCTGAAAGATCAGAGGCTTTTCAAGCTCAGTGTGTGATGAGGACCATGGAGGCTCTTGGGGTCAAGAAAATGAGTGTTGTGGGAATCAGCTATGGGGGGTTTGTGGGATATAACTTGGCTGTGCAATTCCCTGAGGCTGTTGAGAAGTTAGTGCTTGGTTGTGCTGGGGTGTGCTTGGAAGAGAAGGATATGGAGGAGGGAATGTTTCTAGTGAAGAGTGTGGAGGATGCTGTTAGTATTTTGTTGCCTCAGACTCCTGAGAAGTTGAGGGAATTGATGAAGATTTCCTTTCATAAGCCTCAAAAGAGTGTGCCGTCTTGTTTCCTCAATGATTTCATTCAT ACGATGTGTGTAGAAAATCGGCAGGAAAAGATTGAGTTAATACAGGCATTGTACAAAGGGAGAAAGCTTGCAGATCTTCCTAAGATTACTCAT CCCACATTGATTATTTGGGGTGAACATGACCAAATATTCCCGCTGGAATTGGGGCACAGATTCAAAAG GCATCTGGGCGAGAATGCAGAACTGTTAATAATAAAGAATGCAGGTCATGCATTCAATATAGAGGCGTCCAAGGAACTATGCAAACACTTGAAATCATTCCTTGTTAATCCTCTCACACCATCTAAGAAGGAAATAAATGGCAGCAGCCACAAGAAAGATTGA